One stretch of Brevibacillus laterosporus DNA includes these proteins:
- a CDS encoding photosystem reaction center subunit H translates to MKRALDAVGLPVLAMNSGEEIGIVRDILCDLHLQVIGLVLQEAGWFQQGSYIHSNHIGTIGDDFITVEDKHVVTSMRHLDTNQLFCLFTGEHALKGKQAITETGAWLGKVEDVYFSVDWERMVGYELSDGWIADITEGRKRITATAPVSIGNDHLIIPLHTGFKAH, encoded by the coding sequence ATGAAGAGAGCATTGGACGCAGTAGGCTTGCCAGTTTTGGCCATGAACAGCGGCGAAGAAATTGGGATTGTCCGAGATATCCTCTGTGATCTTCACTTGCAAGTCATTGGTCTGGTTTTGCAAGAAGCAGGCTGGTTCCAGCAGGGAAGCTACATTCATTCCAACCATATCGGTACAATCGGGGACGATTTCATCACAGTAGAGGACAAGCATGTTGTGACCTCAATGCGCCATCTAGATACAAATCAATTGTTCTGCCTATTTACAGGTGAACATGCATTAAAAGGAAAACAAGCAATAACAGAGACCGGTGCTTGGCTAGGAAAAGTGGAAGATGTTTATTTTTCAGTCGACTGGGAAAGAATGGTAGGGTACGAATTATCGGACGGATGGATTGCCGATATTACCGAGGGACGCAAGCGGATTACTGCGACAGCGCCTGTATCAATCGGAAACGACCACCTTATCATCCCCTTGCACACCGGATTTAAGGCGCATTAG
- a CDS encoding ATP-dependent RecD-like DNA helicase, translated as MQQQALPLFRETYIRGQVKHEIFYNEENWYAIIRFKVEETTEPIKDKDVIVVGHFPRPHEDETYTFYGEWKDHPKYGKQYVAERYERETPKTKSGVEKYLASGLFSRIGKKLAKRIVEHLGVDALTIIAENPDDLAAIPGISPKRAKQIYDSVMEHQSLERTMVFLYEFGIGVHVALRIYQAYKHNTMTVLTETPYKLIEDVQGIGFKRADDIALSTGIAASSPERVMAACLYVLQEAGYSEGHVYFPHEELIGRAIQLLTECGGHVFEAEDVQRSIEQLVMENKVHWEEERVYLPSLFFAEIGLAKRLHYFASREDSDSYPASEFYQAIGKVEEELGISYASKQREAVEKAMDSGLMLLTGGPGTGKTTVIRGICHVFANLQGISLDMKKYDTHDNPFPILLVAPTGRAAKRMSETTGLPAMTIHRLLGWKGESFEHDNDNPVRGKMIIIDEMSMVDVWLANQLFRCLPKDIHVVMVGDPDQLPSVGPGNVLFDMLESNMIPVVQLTDIYRQAEESSIIRLAHDIRVGKVPQDLLAPTQDRRFFTTSPQNVVDVVKQICSSSVNKGYTAKDIQVLAPVYKGVAGVNHINEELQLLFNPPSEQKREVTFGETVFRVKDKVLQLVNNADEQVFNGDMGEVVAIFRPTENEENEEQLVVSFEGREVVYRRSQYHQLTLAYCCSVHKSQGSEFPIVILPLVRNYYRMLRRKLIYTGVTRSKSFLLMCGDPDAFRIAVQNDEEGIRYSYLQDRLRLYG; from the coding sequence GTGCAACAACAGGCCCTCCCGTTGTTTCGTGAGACCTACATTCGAGGACAAGTAAAACACGAAATTTTTTATAACGAAGAGAACTGGTATGCCATCATTCGTTTTAAAGTAGAAGAAACAACGGAACCGATAAAAGATAAGGATGTCATTGTGGTGGGGCATTTTCCGCGCCCCCACGAAGATGAGACGTATACGTTTTATGGAGAGTGGAAAGATCATCCTAAATACGGGAAGCAGTATGTGGCAGAACGGTACGAGCGTGAAACACCAAAGACGAAATCAGGTGTGGAAAAATATTTAGCAAGTGGGCTTTTTAGTAGAATCGGTAAGAAGTTGGCTAAGCGAATAGTAGAACATCTAGGCGTCGACGCACTAACCATTATTGCTGAAAACCCTGATGATCTAGCAGCTATTCCAGGTATCTCTCCCAAACGAGCCAAGCAGATCTATGATTCGGTAATGGAGCATCAATCACTGGAACGTACCATGGTCTTCTTATACGAGTTTGGGATTGGTGTGCATGTAGCTTTGCGAATTTATCAAGCGTACAAACATAATACGATGACAGTCTTAACAGAAACCCCGTATAAGCTAATTGAAGATGTACAGGGCATTGGCTTTAAACGTGCAGATGATATTGCCCTCTCGACAGGCATTGCTGCTTCTTCACCGGAACGAGTGATGGCGGCGTGTCTGTATGTTTTGCAAGAGGCAGGTTATAGCGAGGGGCATGTTTATTTCCCGCATGAGGAATTGATTGGACGGGCCATTCAGCTATTAACAGAATGCGGTGGGCATGTTTTTGAAGCGGAAGATGTCCAAAGATCTATTGAACAATTGGTAATGGAAAACAAAGTCCATTGGGAAGAAGAGCGTGTTTATCTTCCGTCCTTATTCTTTGCAGAGATTGGTTTAGCGAAACGGCTTCATTATTTTGCTTCAAGAGAGGATTCGGATAGCTATCCTGCTTCTGAATTTTACCAAGCAATTGGAAAAGTAGAGGAAGAATTGGGTATTAGCTATGCTTCTAAACAACGAGAAGCAGTAGAGAAGGCAATGGATTCCGGTCTAATGCTGTTGACTGGGGGACCAGGAACGGGGAAAACAACAGTAATTCGAGGAATTTGCCATGTTTTTGCCAATTTGCAGGGAATTAGTTTGGACATGAAGAAATATGACACACACGATAATCCATTTCCTATTTTATTGGTAGCTCCTACCGGTAGAGCGGCCAAGCGTATGTCTGAGACGACAGGATTACCGGCTATGACGATCCATCGTCTTCTTGGTTGGAAAGGAGAGAGCTTCGAGCACGACAACGATAATCCGGTTCGCGGCAAAATGATTATTATTGATGAAATGTCCATGGTGGATGTATGGCTAGCCAATCAGTTATTCCGTTGCCTCCCAAAGGATATTCATGTGGTGATGGTAGGAGACCCTGATCAATTGCCTTCTGTTGGTCCGGGTAATGTTCTGTTTGATATGTTGGAGTCAAATATGATCCCGGTTGTCCAACTGACAGACATTTATCGACAGGCAGAAGAATCTTCCATTATTCGGCTAGCCCATGATATTCGGGTGGGAAAAGTACCACAAGATTTGCTTGCTCCAACCCAAGATCGACGATTTTTCACAACTTCGCCACAAAATGTTGTTGATGTTGTGAAACAAATCTGCTCCAGTTCCGTAAATAAAGGATATACAGCAAAAGATATACAGGTGCTTGCTCCAGTTTATAAAGGAGTAGCTGGCGTTAACCACATCAATGAAGAGTTACAGCTACTGTTTAACCCGCCTTCGGAACAAAAACGGGAGGTAACGTTTGGCGAAACTGTTTTTCGGGTAAAAGACAAAGTACTCCAATTGGTAAATAATGCAGACGAACAAGTCTTTAACGGAGATATGGGAGAAGTTGTTGCTATCTTTCGTCCTACAGAAAATGAGGAGAATGAAGAGCAACTGGTGGTTTCCTTTGAAGGACGTGAGGTTGTATACCGTCGTTCACAATACCATCAACTAACTTTGGCGTACTGTTGCTCTGTGCATAAATCACAGGGTAGTGAATTTCCGATTGTGATTTTACCTTTAGTACGTAACTATTACCGAATGTTACGCAGAAAATTAATCTACACGGGTGTAACACGTAGTAAGTCATTTTTGCTAATGTGTGGTGATCCAGATGCTTTTCGCATTGCGGTGCAAAACGATGAAGAAGGAATTCGTTATAGCTACTTACAAGATCGACTTCGGTTGTATGGATAA
- a CDS encoding AI-2E family transporter: MEQLTKQPTPQQKRYRFYHIAVSIILLLIIANLFVLLRPALKPLYFWIEEVTLPFLAGLIIAYLLHPIVASLEKRKVPRLAALLLIYMGFVLLVVVAVMNAIPIFTKQMVELSDDLPRLTTWYETWIQEWEAHKYFLPDSIQHGVDRAIIQSQEKMTHDISSFVDGAKKTLGKVLGYAVIPFIAFYLLKDMKQIHRGLILWVPRKFRRQTQVAMRDINDSLGKYIHGQMVVSLIVGMLIYIGYWAIKMPYPFVLACFVALTNIIPFIGPLIGAVPALLIALTISTKQALLVLGINLAIQIIEGNIISPNIMGKTLHLHPLTIIFALLAGEAIAGVIGMILAVPVLAVLKVIIQRIILIRTQS; this comes from the coding sequence ATGGAACAACTGACAAAACAACCAACACCGCAACAAAAACGCTATCGTTTTTATCATATCGCTGTGTCTATTATCTTACTGCTCATCATAGCAAATCTTTTCGTGCTGCTTCGACCTGCGTTGAAGCCTCTTTATTTTTGGATTGAAGAAGTGACCCTTCCATTTCTTGCTGGTCTTATCATTGCCTATCTGCTTCATCCGATCGTGGCTAGCCTAGAAAAAAGGAAGGTTCCGCGTTTGGCTGCTTTACTTCTGATTTATATGGGGTTTGTGCTACTAGTCGTCGTTGCCGTGATGAATGCCATTCCCATTTTTACCAAGCAGATGGTAGAACTATCCGACGATCTGCCTCGATTAACGACCTGGTATGAAACATGGATACAAGAGTGGGAGGCTCATAAATACTTTTTGCCAGATAGCATTCAGCATGGCGTAGATCGAGCTATTATTCAATCGCAGGAAAAAATGACGCATGATATCTCCTCCTTTGTTGATGGTGCTAAGAAAACACTTGGAAAGGTGTTAGGCTATGCGGTCATCCCTTTTATTGCTTTTTATTTATTAAAAGATATGAAACAAATCCATCGAGGGCTTATTTTGTGGGTGCCACGCAAGTTTCGCCGCCAAACGCAAGTAGCGATGCGAGATATAAATGATTCATTGGGCAAATATATTCACGGACAAATGGTTGTCTCCCTAATAGTAGGTATGCTTATCTATATTGGATATTGGGCAATTAAAATGCCTTATCCATTTGTACTAGCTTGCTTTGTGGCCTTAACCAACATCATTCCTTTTATTGGACCGTTGATTGGGGCTGTGCCGGCGTTGTTGATTGCTCTTACCATTTCCACAAAACAAGCTCTATTGGTTCTAGGAATTAACTTAGCGATTCAAATTATTGAAGGAAATATTATTTCGCCAAATATTATGGGGAAAACACTTCATCTTCACCCACTCACAATTATTTTTGCCTTATTGGCTGGTGAGGCGATTGCTGGGGTGATCGGGATGATCTTGGCTGTGCCTGTGCTAGCGGTGTTAAAAGTGATCATCCAACGTATTATTTTGATTCGAACTCAAAGTTGA
- a CDS encoding alanine--tRNA ligase, with protein MKKLTGNQVRQMYLDFFVSKGHRIEPSASLVPVDDPSLLWINSGVATLKKYFDGRIIPDNPRITNAQKSIRTNDIENVGRTARHHTFFEMLGNFSIGEYFKNEAIHWAWEFLTSPDWIGFDPEKLSVTIHPEDDEAFEIWNKEIGVPEERIIRLEGNFWDIGEGPSGPNTEIFYDRGESFGNDPSDPELYPGGENERYLEVWNLVFSQFNHNPDGTYTPLPKKNIDTGMGLERMVSVIQNVDNNYETDLLFPLIEETSKISGVSYKTNDELDVALKVIADHVRTVSFAIGDGALPSNEGRGYVLRRLLRRAVRMGKMLGIQKPFLYTLTKTVGDMMGDFYPEVVQKRDFIERVIRAEEERFHETLEEGLSILEGMVKATKETGGTQLSGPDTFKLYDTYGFPVDLTEDFAMEQGLTVDRDGFEQAMEEQRERARAARQDVDSMQTQGGALSELTVASEFIGYTTLFADAKVEAIIVDNQLAQEAQEGVTCQVVLDRTPFYAESGGQINDEGTLTADTVKARVLDVQKGPHGQNVHQVLIEAGTLHVGAQVAAEVGQQGRNATIKNHTATHLLHQALKDVLGTHVNQAGSLVSPERLRFDFTHISSITAEELESIEQIVNEQIWKNLPVNISNMKIAEAREMGAMALFGEKYGDVVRVVNVEGYSIELCGGCHVGNTAEIGLLKILSESGIGAGTRRIEAVTGRGAYQYLNQQLATLKEVAQAVKSPQLHETPARVESVLAQLKETQREAESLRTKLGNIEAGTLTEQVQEVKGVKLLATQVSATDMDNLRGMVDELKNKLGSAIIVLASVEDDKVNIVAGVTKDLMGQGFHAGKIVKEVATRCGGGGGGRPDMAQAGGKEPAKLGEALSIVASVVEGQAVANQ; from the coding sequence ATGAAGAAGTTGACAGGAAATCAAGTTCGTCAAATGTATTTGGATTTCTTTGTGAGTAAAGGACATCGCATTGAACCAAGTGCATCTTTGGTGCCAGTTGATGACCCATCTTTGTTGTGGATTAACAGTGGAGTAGCTACCCTGAAAAAATATTTTGATGGACGAATTATTCCTGATAATCCCCGTATTACCAATGCGCAAAAATCAATCCGTACAAACGACATTGAAAACGTAGGACGTACAGCGCGTCACCATACTTTCTTTGAAATGCTGGGGAATTTCTCTATTGGGGAATATTTTAAAAACGAAGCTATTCATTGGGCATGGGAGTTCCTGACAAGCCCGGATTGGATTGGTTTTGACCCAGAGAAATTATCTGTAACCATCCATCCCGAAGATGATGAAGCATTTGAAATTTGGAATAAAGAAATTGGCGTACCAGAAGAGCGTATCATTCGTTTGGAAGGAAATTTCTGGGATATCGGAGAAGGTCCAAGTGGTCCGAACACAGAGATTTTCTATGATCGCGGGGAATCATTTGGTAATGACCCAAGTGATCCAGAATTGTACCCAGGTGGCGAGAACGAACGTTATTTAGAAGTGTGGAATCTAGTATTCTCGCAATTTAATCATAATCCTGATGGTACTTATACTCCATTACCTAAGAAAAATATTGATACAGGTATGGGTTTGGAGCGTATGGTTTCGGTTATTCAAAATGTGGATAACAACTATGAGACAGACCTGTTGTTTCCACTAATTGAAGAGACGAGTAAGATTTCCGGTGTGTCTTATAAGACCAATGATGAGCTTGATGTAGCTCTAAAGGTAATTGCTGACCACGTACGTACCGTATCTTTTGCTATTGGAGACGGAGCTTTGCCATCTAATGAAGGTCGTGGCTACGTATTACGTCGTTTACTTCGCCGTGCTGTACGCATGGGGAAAATGCTAGGTATCCAGAAGCCGTTCTTGTACACGTTGACTAAAACAGTTGGCGATATGATGGGGGATTTTTACCCAGAAGTAGTACAAAAGCGCGATTTTATCGAGCGTGTAATCCGCGCGGAGGAAGAGCGTTTCCATGAAACATTGGAAGAAGGCTTGTCCATTTTAGAAGGCATGGTAAAAGCAACGAAGGAAACAGGTGGCACGCAATTGAGCGGTCCTGATACCTTCAAACTGTATGACACATATGGCTTCCCTGTTGACTTGACCGAGGACTTCGCGATGGAGCAAGGCCTTACTGTTGACCGCGATGGTTTCGAACAAGCAATGGAAGAGCAGCGTGAACGTGCTCGTGCTGCTCGTCAAGATGTAGACAGCATGCAGACTCAAGGTGGGGCATTGTCCGAATTAACAGTAGCAAGCGAATTTATCGGTTATACAACACTGTTTGCTGATGCCAAAGTCGAGGCCATTATCGTTGACAACCAATTGGCACAAGAAGCACAGGAAGGCGTTACGTGCCAAGTGGTGTTAGACCGTACTCCTTTCTACGCTGAGAGCGGCGGACAGATTAATGACGAAGGTACATTGACAGCAGATACTGTTAAAGCACGCGTATTGGATGTACAGAAAGGGCCGCATGGTCAAAACGTACATCAAGTACTGATTGAAGCAGGTACATTACATGTAGGTGCTCAGGTTGCGGCTGAAGTAGGCCAACAAGGTCGTAACGCTACGATTAAAAACCATACAGCGACTCACTTATTGCATCAGGCTCTAAAAGATGTGCTTGGAACACATGTGAATCAAGCAGGTTCCTTGGTATCTCCTGAGCGACTTCGCTTTGACTTTACACATATTAGCTCTATTACAGCAGAAGAGCTGGAGAGTATCGAGCAGATCGTGAATGAACAGATCTGGAAGAACCTGCCGGTCAATATTTCGAACATGAAGATTGCTGAGGCAAGAGAAATGGGCGCGATGGCACTATTCGGAGAGAAGTATGGGGACGTCGTGCGTGTGGTTAATGTGGAAGGCTATAGCATTGAACTGTGCGGTGGTTGCCATGTAGGGAATACAGCTGAAATTGGTCTATTAAAAATTTTGAGCGAGAGCGGCATTGGAGCAGGGACTCGTCGTATTGAAGCGGTGACAGGTCGTGGCGCTTATCAATATTTGAACCAACAGTTAGCTACACTAAAAGAAGTGGCACAAGCAGTCAAATCTCCGCAATTGCATGAGACACCTGCTCGTGTAGAGAGCGTATTGGCTCAATTGAAAGAGACACAACGTGAAGCTGAATCATTACGCACAAAGTTGGGTAATATTGAGGCAGGAACCCTCACGGAGCAAGTACAAGAAGTGAAGGGTGTAAAACTTTTAGCTACTCAAGTATCTGCTACGGATATGGATAACTTACGTGGCATGGTGGATGAGCTGA